Proteins encoded within one genomic window of bacterium:
- a CDS encoding aldo/keto reductase, translating into MLEEETSRLVDYAINKGINFFDTAPAYGRSEEILGKALKGKRHSVVIGTKLALILENGMLPSKSVIEKKINNSINKSLKLLKTDYIDILQIHEADKKLYCSDVLNALYKFKKQGKVRLIGASTYGIGMAKEALEKEVFDALQVAYNLIEQQTENVIFMAKRQGVGIIVRSALMKGILTDKRFQISSELNPIVKHIEKYNSFINGKIESLSDLAIKFVLSNSGVTSTILGMDKKEYIDRAVKNADTEPLSSETVDRLKKLKYPDQSFIDMKKWTNNGWL; encoded by the coding sequence TTGTTAGAGGAAGAAACATCCAGACTTGTAGATTATGCTATAAATAAGGGAATAAATTTCTTTGATACAGCACCTGCATATGGCAGGAGTGAAGAAATTCTAGGTAAGGCATTAAAAGGTAAAAGACACAGTGTAGTAATTGGGACAAAATTAGCATTGATTCTAGAAAATGGTATGCTTCCTTCAAAATCAGTAATTGAAAAGAAAATTAATAATAGTATCAATAAAAGCCTGAAGTTATTAAAAACAGATTATATTGATATATTGCAAATACATGAAGCTGATAAAAAACTCTATTGTAGCGATGTTTTAAATGCTTTATATAAGTTTAAAAAGCAGGGGAAGGTAAGATTAATTGGTGCATCCACTTATGGTATTGGTATGGCAAAAGAAGCTCTGGAAAAAGAAGTATTTGATGCTCTGCAGGTAGCATACAATCTAATTGAGCAACAGACAGAAAATGTTATTTTTATGGCAAAAAGGCAGGGTGTAGGCATAATTGTAAGGTCAGCGCTTATGAAAGGTATTCTTACTGATAAAAGATTTCAAATTTCATCAGAATTAAATCCAATTGTAAAGCACATAGAGAAATATAATTCTTTCATAAATGGGAAAATTGAATCGCTCTCTGATTTGGCTATAAAGTTTGTATTATCAAATAGTGGAGTAACATCAACCATTCTGGGAATGGATAAAAAGGAGTATATTGATCGGGCAGTTAAAAATGCAGATACAGAACCTCTAAGCTCAGAAACTGTGGACAGATTAAAAAAATTAAAATATCCGGACCAATCATTTATTGATATGAAGAAATGGACAAATAACGGATGGTTATAA
- the hisC gene encoding histidinol-phosphate transaminase, translating to MKTNFDLILRENIKKLKPYSTEKVDCKLKLDANENPFDFPMELKEIILKDLFKHPFNRYPDPDVSLLKELLAGEIKVDKDRITLGNGSDELIQSLTLAFGSKASLVFYPSFSMYGIISTVCNTKSKVISLDKKFDINIDTTLRYIKKNQPSLIFIGYPNNPTGNCFSKDKIISIIKSSSGLVVMDEAYSEFSKKTFLPLINKYDNLVILRTFSKAYGLAGCRIGYMIASEKVVQQVNKVKLPFNLNSISQRIGIIALKHKKKCNEAIKIIISEKARLLGEMGKNSMLYTFPTEANFILFRPKISSETMFKKLLTGGILIRNVADNKLLKNCLRVTVGKSSENNAFLRVIEKFHKI from the coding sequence GTGAAAACAAATTTTGACTTAATACTTCGGGAAAACATAAAAAAACTAAAACCTTATTCAACTGAAAAAGTTGATTGTAAGCTCAAGCTTGATGCTAATGAAAATCCTTTTGATTTTCCCATGGAATTGAAAGAGATTATATTGAAGGATTTATTTAAACACCCATTTAATAGATATCCGGATCCTGATGTATCTCTGCTAAAGGAATTACTCGCTGGGGAAATAAAAGTAGACAAAGATAGAATAACACTGGGGAATGGTTCTGATGAATTGATACAATCATTAACACTGGCTTTCGGCAGCAAGGCCTCTTTAGTTTTTTATCCATCGTTTTCGATGTATGGAATAATATCAACAGTATGTAACACAAAGAGCAAAGTTATAAGCCTTGATAAGAAGTTTGATATTAATATAGATACTACGCTTAGATATATTAAGAAGAATCAACCCAGTCTCATTTTTATCGGATATCCTAATAATCCCACAGGCAATTGCTTCTCAAAAGATAAAATAATAAGTATTATCAAAAGTTCATCCGGGCTTGTTGTAATGGATGAAGCTTATTCAGAATTTTCAAAGAAAACATTTTTACCACTAATTAATAAGTACGATAATCTGGTTATACTAAGAACGTTTTCCAAAGCATACGGCCTTGCAGGCTGTCGTATAGGTTATATGATAGCTTCGGAAAAGGTAGTGCAACAGGTTAACAAAGTAAAGTTACCATTTAATTTGAATTCCATTTCACAGCGCATAGGAATCATAGCCTTAAAACATAAGAAAAAATGCAATGAAGCTATTAAAATTATTATCTCTGAAAAAGCTAGGCTCCTGGGAGAGATGGGAAAAAACAGCATGCTCTATACATTTCCGACAGAAGCAAACTTTATTCTATTCAGGCCAAAAATTTCGTCAGAAACTATGTTTAAGAAGCTTCTTACCGGCGGTATTCTCATACGCAATGTAGCTGATAATAAATTGCTAAAGAATTGTTTGCGAGTTACTGTTGGAAAATCATCTGAGAATAATGCCTTTCTTCGTGTTATAGAAAAATTTCACAAGATATAG
- the hisD gene encoding histidinol dehydrogenase, with the protein MNIEQTVKKIIDDVRINGDKALLSYTKKFDGVLLTKSQLKVSKQEIKDSRSVLAGEVLKAVKEAKRNIENFHKKQIHGRKTWYRGSPKTVLLGEKYTPIENVGVYIPGGTAPLISSVLMTVIPARLAGVRRIIAVTPLQKNGQVNKYVLAVLDFLRVREVYKVGGAQAIAALAFGTKIIPKVDKIVGPGNIYVSTAKKLVYGAVDIDMIAGPSEIVIIADKDANPKYITADLISQAEHGENGRFILITTSKLVADKVNVLMKKQVALLPGRKAIEKSLDKGKEILIVKTLDKAVLIVNQIAPEHLELHVSKPQKLAKKIKNAGVIFLGEYSPVAVGDYIAGPNHVLPTGGMARVSSPLSIDDFLKKSSIICYSRKGLKKVKRSLSLLADLEGMDAHKKSLLIRLEHEL; encoded by the coding sequence ATGAATATAGAGCAAACAGTAAAAAAGATTATTGATGATGTCAGAATCAATGGTGATAAGGCGCTTTTAAGCTACACTAAGAAGTTTGATGGGGTTTTATTAACGAAAAGCCAATTAAAGGTTTCAAAACAGGAGATAAAAGACTCAAGGTCTGTTCTGGCAGGTGAAGTTCTCAAAGCAGTAAAAGAAGCAAAACGCAATATAGAGAACTTTCATAAAAAGCAAATTCATGGAAGAAAAACCTGGTATCGCGGTAGTCCAAAGACTGTTTTGCTAGGGGAAAAATATACTCCTATTGAAAATGTTGGGGTGTATATTCCAGGCGGTACTGCGCCTCTTATATCTTCTGTATTAATGACTGTTATTCCTGCAAGGTTAGCTGGAGTTAGAAGGATTATTGCAGTTACGCCGCTACAAAAGAATGGGCAGGTCAATAAATATGTATTAGCTGTGCTTGATTTTTTAAGGGTAAGAGAAGTATATAAGGTTGGAGGAGCGCAAGCAATTGCTGCGCTTGCTTTTGGTACAAAGATAATCCCAAAAGTAGATAAAATTGTTGGGCCTGGGAATATATATGTTTCTACTGCTAAGAAACTAGTTTATGGAGCAGTTGATATTGATATGATTGCAGGACCCAGTGAAATAGTAATTATTGCAGATAAGGATGCAAATCCCAAATATATTACAGCAGACCTTATTTCTCAGGCTGAGCATGGAGAAAACGGAAGGTTTATCTTAATCACAACATCAAAACTTGTTGCAGATAAAGTCAATGTTTTGATGAAAAAACAAGTTGCTTTATTGCCTGGAAGAAAAGCTATTGAGAAATCGCTGGATAAAGGGAAAGAGATATTAATTGTAAAAACCCTGGATAAAGCAGTATTAATAGTAAATCAAATAGCTCCTGAGCATCTGGAGCTTCATGTTTCGAAGCCGCAGAAACTAGCAAAGAAGATAAAGAATGCAGGAGTAATCTTTCTTGGAGAATACAGTCCTGTAGCAGTAGGGGATTACATTGCAGGGCCAAATCATGTCTTGCCAACCGGGGGCATGGCAAGGGTTTCCTCTCCATTAAGTATTGATGATTTTTTGAAAAAATCTTCTATTATCTGTTACAGTAGAAAAGGACTAAAGAAGGTTAAGAGGTCATTGAGTTTGCTGGCAGATTTAGAAGGAATGGATGCACACAAGAAATCTCTGCTAATAAGATTGGAACATGAATTGTGA
- a CDS encoding GspMb/PilO family protein, translating to MLIKSMAALSKREKGVFYLCAAIIACALLYNFIFEPIAKKWLKANKEIQIKRMSLMKNIRAVKNRKKVFSEYEVYADRVKQKGSEEEEIARIFREIESAARNNHVSILNMKPVSFIDTSGENEGYKKLAVEVECEAQMSSLVQFIYNIQTCSQILKVEQIGLKAKEMNSNMIRSKLSIGKILILS from the coding sequence ATGTTAATAAAATCCATGGCTGCACTTTCAAAGAGAGAGAAGGGCGTTTTTTACCTTTGTGCGGCGATTATTGCGTGCGCATTACTGTATAATTTTATATTTGAACCTATAGCTAAGAAATGGTTAAAGGCGAATAAGGAAATTCAGATAAAGAGAATGAGTTTAATGAAGAATATTAGAGCTGTAAAAAACAGAAAAAAGGTTTTCTCTGAGTATGAGGTTTATGCTGATAGAGTGAAGCAGAAAGGGTCTGAGGAAGAGGAGATAGCCAGAATTTTTCGCGAAATAGAATCTGCTGCAAGAAATAATCATGTAAGTATCTTAAATATGAAGCCTGTGTCATTCATTGATACCTCAGGAGAAAATGAAGGATATAAAAAATTGGCTGTTGAGGTTGAATGCGAGGCTCAGATGTCCTCGCTTGTTCAATTTATCTATAATATTCAAACTTGTTCGCAAATACTCAAGGTGGAACAAATAGGACTAAAAGCTAAGGAAATGAATTCCAATATGATAAGAAGCAAATTAAGTATTGGTAAGATCTTAATACTGTCATAG
- the pilM gene encoding pilus assembly protein PilM, which produces MFRIFKIRILNLFRISIFEFRIYTKKKAKTLWSEIYPLWSNLINTRVITGIEIGQNSIKVVQGISEWRKSRIKIITLLTEEIKNNDEKQEKLKHIINNLMIKPKKVIACIPRSLVTVRYLNLPSISEGEIAHMVQFQAEKQLPYSKEELVTAFKVIGSNKDGYSRVMLVLVHQDVINKQLELLRNLKLNPEYIELSSQATASAFIKEHPEINQPVALIDIDMFSVDIQVIFNGKLVYTRNISLSENRTQEFLLEEITKSLNSYKKDNREITSVFLSGKVHNKLVENLSKSFNMPVEIFNPVENLTLQEEKFSIANQHETSLCSIIGLIRNFPNVLLNVLPDGIKKQRQVREKRKHYLVLASQCAGILLLILGISTRIIYDKQNTSKWLDIEIGKTDPIAKEVNKRANRLRVIKKQIDTKNSCLDILYELHKIIPDTISLSILDYQLNNTLKIKGQSKALSDALGLIDILEKSSYFKNVQLKSSNMRRLRDMEVADFYIQCEIES; this is translated from the coding sequence ATGTTTAGAATTTTTAAAATTAGAATTTTGAATTTGTTTCGGATTTCGATATTCGAATTTCGGATTTACACGAAGAAAAAAGCTAAGACGCTATGGTCAGAAATCTATCCTCTATGGTCTAATTTAATAAACACACGTGTAATTACAGGGATTGAAATAGGCCAAAATAGCATAAAGGTTGTCCAGGGTATTTCTGAGTGGAGAAAATCCAGGATAAAAATTATAACTCTTTTAACAGAAGAGATTAAAAACAATGATGAAAAGCAAGAGAAACTTAAGCATATAATCAATAATCTGATGATCAAGCCTAAAAAGGTTATAGCTTGTATTCCGAGAAGTCTTGTAACAGTCAGATATTTAAATCTGCCGTCAATTAGTGAAGGAGAAATAGCACATATGGTGCAATTTCAAGCTGAAAAGCAGCTTCCATATTCTAAGGAGGAACTTGTTACAGCTTTTAAGGTTATAGGAAGCAATAAAGATGGCTATTCCAGGGTAATGCTAGTTCTTGTCCATCAAGATGTTATAAACAAGCAGCTTGAGTTATTAAGGAATCTGAAATTAAATCCAGAATATATTGAATTAAGTTCTCAAGCTACAGCTTCTGCCTTTATCAAAGAACATCCTGAGATAAATCAACCAGTTGCCCTTATTGATATAGATATGTTCTCAGTTGATATTCAAGTGATATTTAATGGGAAATTAGTTTATACGAGGAATATTTCTCTATCTGAGAACAGAACACAAGAATTCCTTTTAGAAGAAATAACAAAATCTCTCAATTCTTATAAGAAAGATAATAGAGAGATAACAAGTGTTTTTCTAAGTGGAAAAGTTCATAATAAACTGGTGGAGAATTTGTCCAAGAGTTTTAACATGCCTGTGGAAATATTTAATCCTGTAGAGAATTTAACATTGCAGGAAGAAAAATTTTCTATTGCAAATCAACATGAAACTTCTTTGTGTTCAATTATAGGCTTGATTAGAAACTTTCCTAATGTTCTGCTTAATGTTTTACCGGATGGAATAAAAAAGCAGAGGCAAGTCAGAGAAAAGCGAAAACATTATCTTGTTTTAGCCTCTCAATGCGCGGGTATATTACTTCTTATTTTAGGTATTTCTACAAGAATCATCTATGACAAACAGAATACATCAAAATGGCTGGATATAGAGATCGGGAAAACTGATCCAATTGCTAAAGAAGTTAATAAGCGCGCTAACAGGCTGCGTGTTATAAAGAAACAAATAGATACTAAAAACTCATGTTTAGATATTCTGTATGAATTACATAAGATAATTCCTGATACTATTTCCCTATCAATCCTTGATTACCAGCTCAACAATACTCTTAAAATAAAAGGGCAGTCTAAGGCATTATCCGATGCATTAGGCCTTATAGACATACTGGAAAAGTCGTCTTACTTTAAGAATGTTCAGTTAAAGTCTTCTAACATGCGAAGACTTCGCGATATGGAAGTTGCAGATTTTTATATTCAATGTGAAATAGAGAGCTAA
- a CDS encoding type II secretion system protein GspK, whose product MNRRGSILIITLWILAILSLLAISFAHHTAVGIKLTEYHISSLKNLYICKAGIKRACYELNRDKAEEEYIYDSLNDSWSNNPEAFKNAGVGDGTFTVSYQIEDDNKDMTSVYGMIDEERRLNINKLVKDGVVDGVRLSQIKKLLEIVDIDTVIADYIVDWLDSDSLGDGEEDFYQGLSVPYNCKNDLIECLEEMYLIRGITAEIFKKLKPYITIYGDGKININTAGKEVFAALGMDDTLTQQILDYRGQDGGEEDLYSFKTLESIIPNLNNYQQLTSEQRQILTALIQTEYLTVCSSVFTANVTSVLNNSKLAKKVDVVLQREEDNNIKIEYWHES is encoded by the coding sequence ATGAATAGGCGTGGTTCTATCCTAATCATAACCTTGTGGATTTTAGCTATTCTTTCTCTTTTAGCAATTAGTTTTGCCCATCACACAGCTGTTGGTATAAAGCTTACTGAGTATCATATCAGCAGTCTCAAGAACTTATATATATGTAAGGCAGGTATCAAGAGAGCCTGTTATGAACTAAATAGAGATAAAGCAGAGGAAGAATATATATACGACTCTCTTAATGATTCATGGAGTAATAATCCAGAAGCATTTAAGAATGCAGGTGTAGGAGATGGCACATTTACAGTTAGTTATCAGATTGAAGATGATAATAAAGACATGACTAGCGTATATGGGATGATTGACGAGGAGAGAAGGCTTAATATTAACAAACTTGTCAAAGACGGTGTTGTTGATGGAGTTAGATTAAGCCAGATAAAAAAACTTCTTGAGATAGTTGATATAGATACAGTAATTGCAGACTATATTGTTGACTGGCTTGATTCAGATTCTTTAGGAGATGGAGAAGAAGATTTCTATCAGGGGTTAAGTGTACCTTATAATTGTAAAAACGATTTAATTGAGTGTTTAGAGGAGATGTATTTGATAAGGGGAATTACGGCTGAGATATTTAAAAAGCTAAAACCATATATCACAATTTATGGAGATGGGAAGATTAATATAAACACTGCTGGAAAGGAAGTCTTTGCTGCTTTGGGAATGGATGATACGCTCACGCAGCAAATCTTGGACTACAGAGGGCAGGATGGCGGAGAGGAGGATTTATATTCTTTCAAGACACTTGAGAGTATTATCCCGAATTTAAATAATTATCAACAATTAACATCTGAACAAAGGCAAATATTAACTGCTCTCATACAAACAGAATATTTAACAGTATGTTCAAGTGTTTTTACAGCAAATGTGACAAGTGTGTTAAATAATAGTAAGCTTGCAAAAAAAGTGGATGTTGTTTTACAAAGAGAAGAAGATAATAATATAAAGATAGAATACTGGCATGAAAGTTAA
- a CDS encoding type II secretion system protein GspJ has translation MRKGFTLLELLIAILIFAVIVSAVYSTLYSGIKVWNEGDAKTRFPESSQMALNRMTKDLRNVTRFSEIKFEGEKHNISMPVIRDVYQDKDLITQIYKVSYYLDSGNIMRDAQTYPESLRGQNKKRELVSGIQELIFSYCDVEKEWKDSWEEGSLPYAVKLSIRSKEDNILEAITEIPIFDTGITYE, from the coding sequence ATGAGAAAAGGGTTCACATTATTGGAATTGTTAATTGCAATTCTGATTTTTGCTGTAATTGTCAGCGCAGTATACAGCACTTTGTATTCAGGCATCAAGGTATGGAATGAAGGTGATGCGAAAACACGTTTCCCTGAATCTTCGCAAATGGCACTTAATAGGATGACAAAAGACCTGAGAAACGTGACTAGGTTTTCTGAGATTAAGTTTGAGGGAGAAAAGCACAATATTTCAATGCCCGTGATAAGGGATGTGTATCAAGATAAGGATCTAATAACTCAGATCTATAAAGTTAGCTATTATTTGGATAGCGGTAACATAATGAGAGATGCCCAGACATATCCTGAGAGTTTAAGAGGACAAAACAAGAAAAGGGAGCTGGTTTCTGGCATTCAAGAACTAATTTTTTCTTATTGTGATGTAGAGAAAGAATGGAAAGATTCATGGGAAGAAGGCAGCCTGCCATATGCAGTGAAATTGTCAATTAGGAGTAAAGAGGATAATATTCTTGAGGCAATAACAGAAATTCCAATATTTGATACAGGGATAACGTATGAATAG
- the gspG gene encoding type II secretion system major pseudopilin GspG, translated as MKIHTSIRNCIHSFSSCFKVKLPVYRFRSSILAQKIHGFTLIELMLVVIIIGVLIAMVAPRFAGRSKQAKIIAAKADIEANIAVALELFELDNGRYPTSEEGLNALREKPSELETWKGPYIKKKMPADPWGSSYQYKCPGEHGDDYDLFSCGPDGVVGGGDDITNWEESASNE; from the coding sequence ATGAAGATCCACACCAGCATACGTAATTGTATCCATTCCTTTTCCTCCTGTTTTAAGGTTAAATTACCTGTTTATCGTTTTCGTTCTTCAATCCTAGCACAGAAAATACATGGTTTCACTCTGATAGAGCTTATGCTTGTTGTTATTATTATTGGTGTGCTTATTGCAATGGTGGCTCCAAGGTTTGCAGGCAGGTCCAAACAGGCAAAGATTATAGCGGCGAAGGCAGATATTGAAGCAAATATTGCAGTAGCCTTGGAGCTATTTGAACTGGATAATGGTAGATATCCTACGTCTGAAGAGGGGCTTAATGCATTACGTGAGAAACCTTCAGAGCTTGAGACATGGAAGGGACCTTATATTAAGAAAAAAATGCCAGCGGATCCATGGGGTAGTTCATATCAGTACAAGTGTCCTGGAGAGCATGGCGATGATTATGACCTCTTCTCCTGTGGACCGGACGGAGTAGTTGGCGGAGGGGATGATATTACTAATTGGGAAGAGAGTGCGTCAAACGAATGA
- a CDS encoding IS110 family transposase, giving the protein MDTITYAGVDLHKDSMTIAVTNSLSNDPYNEAKITKIHCKCVNKVSAFFADLPHPCTVAVEAVGFYHWFWDLVSPLASDIYLLNAVEVRRYAGRDPKTDSRDARLIARLLASNEITHNSKLSVFVPDNNLRPIRELARHRHQTARSLACSKNRFRRITLKENLPGPKTLDAHHALRWIRGFENKTSDIHKFQLRQLTDQIISFERDVSDIERQILDLTNKAGYQPLMKLLQTIPGIGDVVAYTIIAEIGDFSRFQTAGQIASFAGLTPRVFQSGDSCRHGSINKQGPPNLRWVLQQSAWVAIRHSEFIRKIFNKISRKAGKKKAACAIARKILVWSWAMAKNNTAFNKDFINKDKEKTERAA; this is encoded by the coding sequence ATGGATACAATTACGTATGCTGGTGTGGATCTTCATAAAGATTCGATGACTATTGCTGTAACTAATTCTCTTTCTAACGACCCTTACAACGAAGCGAAGATTACTAAAATTCACTGTAAATGCGTTAACAAAGTCTCTGCCTTTTTTGCTGATCTTCCTCATCCATGTACAGTTGCTGTTGAGGCTGTTGGCTTCTACCACTGGTTCTGGGATCTGGTCAGTCCTCTTGCCTCTGATATCTATCTCCTGAATGCTGTTGAAGTCAGACGTTACGCAGGCAGGGACCCTAAGACTGACTCCAGAGATGCCAGACTTATTGCGCGGCTTCTTGCTTCCAACGAAATTACTCATAATAGCAAGCTCTCTGTCTTTGTCCCCGACAATAACCTCAGACCTATCAGAGAACTTGCTCGCCATCGTCATCAAACTGCCCGTTCCCTTGCTTGCTCTAAAAATAGATTCAGACGTATCACTCTCAAAGAAAACCTTCCAGGACCAAAAACTCTTGACGCTCATCATGCTCTTCGCTGGATCAGAGGCTTTGAAAACAAAACTTCTGATATCCATAAATTTCAGCTTAGACAGCTTACTGATCAAATAATTTCTTTTGAAAGAGATGTATCTGATATTGAAAGACAAATCCTTGACCTTACTAATAAAGCTGGTTATCAACCTCTTATGAAACTCCTTCAAACAATCCCAGGTATTGGTGATGTAGTTGCGTATACTATTATTGCAGAGATCGGCGATTTCTCCAGATTTCAAACTGCTGGACAAATCGCCTCTTTTGCAGGTCTTACTCCCAGAGTCTTTCAAAGTGGTGATTCCTGCAGGCATGGCAGTATTAATAAACAAGGACCTCCTAATCTTAGATGGGTTCTTCAGCAATCTGCATGGGTGGCTATTAGACACAGCGAATTTATTAGAAAAATATTTAATAAAATTAGCAGGAAAGCCGGTAAGAAAAAGGCCGCTTGCGCTATTGCCAGAAAAATTCTTGTCTGGAGCTGGGCTATGGCTAAGAACAATACGGCTTTTAATAAAGACTTTATTAATAAAGATAAAGAAAAAACGGAAAGGGCAGCTTAA
- a CDS encoding type II secretion system F family protein, translating into MPVFSYKAKHGPKKIISGVIEAENQDIALSRLDKMGYFVLSIGAGKEKKGFKSSLGIFQRIGLKHISLFTRQLSDLLDAGVPLLESIAILSKQADNTLLSAVLDEIYTDIKDGKSLSESLDQYPKLFSPLYVNMVASGETGGILESVLLRLADFYESEEEIKSKIKAALTYPILMFFAGIGTIIVLLTFVIPKLVVMFEDMGQRLPLPTQILVSSSNFIVEFWWVPVAVIFLIIILFKRLKNTKEGGLVIDRWKLAIPLVGKLIQKVEVSRFSRTLATLLENGVPILQSLNIVKNTITNRAISGEIERAAKDVSEGNKLAASLGRGLWIPVFATNMIAVGEEGGALEKSLLKISDTYARQVDRATKTLTSLLEPAMILIMGSIVGFIVISMLLPIFQINILIH; encoded by the coding sequence ATGCCTGTTTTCTCATACAAAGCGAAACATGGTCCTAAAAAAATAATATCAGGAGTCATTGAAGCAGAAAATCAGGACATTGCATTAAGCAGACTGGATAAAATGGGCTATTTTGTCTTGTCTATAGGTGCAGGTAAAGAGAAAAAAGGCTTTAAGTCCAGCCTTGGAATTTTTCAGCGTATCGGTTTAAAGCATATTAGTTTATTCACCAGACAATTATCAGATTTATTGGATGCTGGGGTTCCTCTCTTAGAATCGATAGCCATATTATCTAAACAAGCAGACAATACGCTTCTCAGCGCCGTTCTGGATGAAATATACACTGATATTAAGGATGGCAAGAGCTTATCTGAATCCTTAGATCAATATCCAAAGCTCTTTTCTCCACTTTATGTTAATATGGTTGCTTCCGGCGAGACAGGGGGGATATTAGAGAGCGTTCTATTGAGACTTGCGGATTTTTATGAGAGCGAAGAGGAAATAAAATCAAAGATAAAAGCGGCTCTCACCTATCCTATACTTATGTTTTTTGCCGGAATAGGCACGATTATAGTGCTTTTGACATTTGTAATTCCTAAATTGGTGGTTATGTTTGAAGATATGGGACAAAGACTGCCTTTACCAACCCAGATTTTAGTGTCTTCAAGTAATTTCATTGTTGAATTCTGGTGGGTGCCCGTCGCGGTTATATTCCTAATTATAATTCTTTTTAAACGGTTAAAGAATACAAAAGAAGGAGGTCTCGTAATTGACAGGTGGAAGCTTGCAATTCCTCTGGTCGGTAAGCTTATTCAAAAGGTTGAAGTAAGCCGTTTTTCTAGAACTCTTGCAACCCTACTTGAAAATGGAGTACCGATTCTGCAGTCTCTGAACATAGTAAAGAATACTATTACTAATAGGGCTATATCCGGAGAGATAGAAAGAGCTGCTAAAGATGTCTCAGAAGGCAATAAACTTGCAGCCAGCCTTGGGAGAGGACTGTGGATTCCTGTTTTTGCAACAAACATGATTGCTGTTGGAGAGGAAGGTGGGGCATTAGAGAAGTCTTTATTGAAAATATCTGATACATATGCTCGCCAGGTTGATAGAGCAACAAAGACCTTAACTTCATTACTGGAACCTGCAATGATCCTTATTATGGGGTCTATTGTAGGGTTTATAGTAATAAGTATGCTTTTACCAATATTTCAAATAAATATTTTAATACACTAG